In the Sulfurovum sp. UBA12169 genome, AATGACATGGGATAAGCTGCCAAAAGAAGGCAGAAACCAATTGATTCAGATGATGGCGCCAAGCAAATTGGTTGCAGCGGCATCAAAAAAAGAATTGACAGCCAAAGAGCAAGAAGCAGCACTTTCAGGTTTTTGGATGCAAAAAAAGATGGCTAAGGTGAATGTGTCTGACCAAGAGGCAAAACAAGCATACGATAAAATGGTTAAAGCAGCCAAAGCAGCAAAAACCAAAGAAAAGATACCTGCATTTGATGGCGTTAAAAATAACATCAAAATGCAGCTTAAACAAGAAAAAGTTGTAACGCAACTTATGAAAAACGCAAAAATTAAAGTAAACTAATCAAGCAGAAGGACATTGTCAATGGCTACAAAAGTACTAGAGGTAGTTGAGGCGGGCGTTGTCTCGGGAGATCATCTTCAAAAGATGCTTAAAGTAGCCAAAGAAGAAGGGTTTGCTCTTCCTGCAGTGAATGTGGTAAGCACCTCTTCAATCAATGCGGTACTTGAAGCGGCAAAGAAAGTCAAATCTCCGGTTGTGATACAGTTTTCACATGGAGGGGCAGCTTTTTATGCAGGCCAAGGTTTACCTTCGGAGGAAGGGGCTGTCTTGGGAGCGATTTCCGGAGCTATGCATGTGCACACCGTTGCAAAAGCGTACGGCGTACCCGTGGTGCTTCATACGGACCATGCAGCCAGAAAACTGCTTCCATGGATTGATGCCCTTCTTGATGCAAGTGAAGCTTATTTCAAAGTGCACGGTATACCGCTATTTTCTTCCCATATGCTTGATCTCTCGGAAGAGCCTATTGAAGAAAATATTGCTACATGCAAAGCTTATCTCGAAAGAATGAGCAAGATAGGCATGACGCTTGAAATTGAGCTTGGCGTTACCGGAGGCGAAGAAGACGGAGTAGACAATAGCGACGTAGACAATGCGCTGCTCTATACTCAGCCGCAAGAAGTAGCCTATGCCTATGAAGAGTTGAGTAAAATTTCAGATAAATTTACTATCGCAGCTTCGTTTGGCAATGTCCATGGTGTCTATAAGCCCGGCAATGTAGTGCTTAAGCCTTCAATTCTCAAAAATTCACAAGTATTTATACAAGAGAAATTTAAGACTGAGCAAAAACCGATCAATTTTGTATTTCATGGAGGCTCCGGATCTGAACTGTCAGACATTCGTGAAGCTATTGTTTACGGTGTAATTAAAATGAATATAGACA is a window encoding:
- a CDS encoding class II fructose-bisphosphate aldolase produces the protein MATKVLEVVEAGVVSGDHLQKMLKVAKEEGFALPAVNVVSTSSINAVLEAAKKVKSPVVIQFSHGGAAFYAGQGLPSEEGAVLGAISGAMHVHTVAKAYGVPVVLHTDHAARKLLPWIDALLDASEAYFKVHGIPLFSSHMLDLSEEPIEENIATCKAYLERMSKIGMTLEIELGVTGGEEDGVDNSDVDNALLYTQPQEVAYAYEELSKISDKFTIAASFGNVHGVYKPGNVVLKPSILKNSQVFIQEKFKTEQKPINFVFHGGSGSELSDIREAIVYGVIKMNIDTDTQWAFWDGVRGYVKYYYDYLQGQIGNPEGDDKPNKKYYDPRKWVRAGEESMVKRLEQAFEDLNCMNRN